In the Bacteroidales bacterium genome, GATTTAAGTGTCAGTACTTCCCCTCGCTTGATAAGTACCATTACCCTGCCGTTTGCTTCGGTATTTCCACCACCTACTACTAATGGGAAAGGATTATTTACAGTATTTTTCGAATAGAATTTAAAATTATGGAGATGTCCTGTAATATCAAGATCAAAAGGTGTGGTCCTGAAAATAGGATCCCATAAATCAAAGCAGGGCATAAACCCGGGATCGTGACCGCTGTTCCAGCTATAGATGGGAATATGGTGCACTAAAATTTTGCGGAAAGCGTTTTGGAATTCATCAGTGGCCAGTTCTTTTTTTAACCAGTCGGTTTGTTGATTACGGAAACCATCAAAATCAACCAGACCGGAATACTCAATATGTCCGTCATTTTTATCTTCTCCATTGTCTAAAAGAACAAAACGCGTATCCCCATAAGAAAAAGAGAGATAAGTTTTATCATCCGTAAAATCAAAAAAAGATTGCCATTCCATAGCATAAGGGCCTCGTATCTCATGGTTCCCACGCAGATAAAAAGCAGGTTTATTGGCCGCATCTACTCCCTGGTTATAGCGTGTTACCAGATTCAATATCTGGGATTCGGATGCCGGATCATTAAAAATATCACCATTGAAGATGGAAAAATCATATTCAATTCCGTGTGAACGTACTTGTCCCATCAGTTTATCAAAAAGAGCAAGATTATCATGTAAATCAGTGAAGATTAAACATGTAAAATCTTTAGGAATTGTGCCTAACGTCGTAAATGAAAAGAAATCTGATTTTTCAACAGGACCTAATTCCTTTGAATAAGCCTGGTATTTGATCACTTTCTGAGAACAAACACGGTAAAAATATTGTGTATCCGGCGTTAATCCGGTAATCCGCACCTTATGTTTGGTGATGTTAGCAGCCACAATTCCGTTTTCTACAGTCCGGGCGATCTTTAAATCATTTTTATCTGTTCCATATTCAATCCAGCTGTATGAAAGATCAGCTGTTCGCCACATGATGGT is a window encoding:
- a CDS encoding metallophosphoesterase, with the protein product MTTRRNFVKKAGAGLLGIGVTPALYGFSVQEQTLGLQPYLQNPATNAMTIMWRTADLSYSWIEYGTDKNDLKIARTVENGIVAANITKHKVRITGLTPDTQYFYRVCSQKVIKYQAYSKELGPVEKSDFFSFTTLGTIPKDFTCLIFTDLHDNLALFDKLMGQVRSHGIEYDFSIFNGDIFNDPASESQILNLVTRYNQGVDAANKPAFYLRGNHEIRGPYAMEWQSFFDFTDDKTYLSFSYGDTRFVLLDNGEDKNDGHIEYSGLVDFDGFRNQQTDWLKKELATDEFQNAFRKILVHHIPIYSWNSGHDPGFMPCFDLWDPIFRTTPFDLDITGHLHNFKFYSKNTVNNPFPLVVGGGNTEANGRVMVLIKRGEVLTLKSLDCAGNITVHPIYRENVSLSSVTIVGGELIPAFDPQQTEYQIGIPSQISVLSVTGQSSGGTATVKGNVTDKTCTIGEKIVLTVTADDGTEKLYTFTLVLGTTGVNSPESLPTDVQVYPNPLKQGSILHANLDKHYNDITIKILNETGTIVQTNRMQGQYLSIPLALQQGAYIINLNTGQKEIAHKILIQ